A genomic segment from Bosea sp. OAE506 encodes:
- a CDS encoding pitrilysin family protein, giving the protein MNAPIPAAATSLAGPSVPVQKVRSPAGVEAWLVEEHSLPLIAVDFAFDGGATRDPENAAGSAYLVSGLLDEGAGDLDAEAFQGRLADHAISLGFDARRDDFHGHLQTLSSHRDTAFELLALALNAPRFDADAVARVKGQVISGLQRQAQNPETLCRNALYAAAFPGHPYGRPEKGDVDSVSRLEAASLKALSRDLLARAGLKVVVVGDITADELARRLDQVFGGLPEGLPRAQPGEALPIQGLGQTHTIDLDVPQTVLRFVGPGLMRHDPDFIAGSVLNHILGGSAFTSRLFMEVREKRGLAYGVSSSLLPLREGAMLVGGTATKNERAAESMSVIREEMAKLANEGPSEHEVAEAKRYIIGSYPLRFDTSPKIASELLGLAVNGFEPEFLSERNSLFAAVTLADVKRVAERLFGDPRLLVQAVGRPVGLV; this is encoded by the coding sequence ATGAACGCTCCGATTCCCGCTGCCGCCACCAGCCTCGCCGGCCCCTCGGTCCCGGTCCAGAAGGTCCGCTCGCCTGCCGGCGTCGAGGCCTGGCTGGTCGAGGAACACAGCCTGCCGCTGATCGCGGTCGATTTCGCCTTCGACGGCGGCGCGACGCGCGATCCCGAGAACGCCGCCGGCAGCGCCTATCTCGTCTCCGGCCTGCTCGACGAGGGCGCGGGCGATCTCGACGCCGAGGCCTTCCAGGGCCGGCTCGCCGACCACGCCATCAGCCTCGGCTTCGATGCGCGCCGCGACGACTTCCATGGCCATCTCCAGACGCTGTCGAGCCATCGCGACACCGCTTTCGAGTTGCTGGCGCTGGCGCTGAACGCCCCGCGCTTCGACGCGGACGCCGTCGCGCGCGTCAAGGGTCAGGTCATTTCCGGGCTTCAGCGCCAGGCCCAGAACCCCGAAACCCTCTGCCGCAACGCGCTCTACGCCGCCGCCTTCCCCGGCCACCCCTATGGCCGGCCCGAGAAGGGCGATGTCGACAGCGTCTCGCGTCTCGAGGCCGCCTCGCTGAAGGCGCTCTCGCGCGATCTCCTGGCGCGGGCCGGGCTGAAGGTGGTCGTGGTCGGTGACATCACCGCCGATGAACTCGCCCGCCGGCTCGACCAGGTCTTCGGCGGACTGCCGGAAGGGCTCCCGCGCGCGCAGCCGGGTGAGGCCCTGCCGATCCAGGGCCTCGGCCAGACCCACACCATCGACCTCGACGTGCCGCAGACCGTGCTCCGCTTTGTCGGCCCAGGCCTGATGCGGCACGACCCCGATTTCATCGCGGGCAGCGTGCTGAACCACATCCTCGGCGGCTCGGCCTTCACCTCGCGGCTCTTCATGGAGGTCCGCGAGAAGCGCGGTCTGGCCTATGGCGTCTCCTCGAGCCTGCTGCCGCTGCGCGAAGGCGCGATGCTGGTCGGCGGCACCGCGACCAAGAACGAGCGCGCGGCCGAATCGATGAGCGTGATCCGCGAGGAGATGGCCAAGCTGGCCAATGAGGGCCCGAGCGAGCACGAGGTCGCCGAGGCCAAGCGCTACATCATCGGCTCCTATCCTCTGCGCTTCGACACCTCGCCCAAGATCGCCTCGGAACTGCTGGGCCTCGCCGTCAACGGCTTCGAGCCGGAGTTCCTAAGCGAACGCAACAGCCTCTTCGCCGCGGTGACGCTGGCCGACGTCAAGCGCGTCGCCGAGCGCCTCTTCGGCGATCCGCGCCTGCTGGTCCAGGCGGTGGGCCGGCCCGTCGGGCTGGTGTGA
- a CDS encoding pitrilysin family protein: MHAQPTAAAQPVESFRLANGLDVVVVPDRRAPVVTHMVWYRNGSADDPAGKSGIAHFLEHLMFKGTAKWPAGEFSKIVAGLGGQENAFTSFDYTAYFQRVPKEHLRAMMDYEADRMTGLAFDESVVGPERDVVLEERKMRVDADPAAQLGEEFSAALFVHHPYGTPIIGWEHEIEGLNRDDAFAYYQRFYTPENAILVVAGDTDADTVRRLAEETYGAIPARGEAPVRKRPAEPDPRAARRVSLSDPRVRQPSLRRGWLTPTYLSGDAGEVFALELLAEILGGGTTSRLYRRLCVEADLASGASAYFMGSMVDRAAFQLSVSPRPGVEMAALEAGLDAALAAFLSEGPSELELARARTRLVAETIFARDSQSSLARIFGASLAVGETVEDVLAWPARIEAVSRDAVLDAARRYLRPDRGVTGLLLPAA; the protein is encoded by the coding sequence ATGCACGCGCAGCCGACCGCGGCCGCCCAGCCGGTCGAATCCTTTCGCCTCGCAAACGGTCTCGACGTCGTGGTGGTGCCGGACCGGCGCGCCCCCGTCGTCACCCACATGGTCTGGTATCGCAACGGCTCGGCCGATGATCCGGCCGGCAAGTCCGGCATCGCCCATTTCCTCGAGCACCTGATGTTCAAGGGCACGGCGAAGTGGCCGGCGGGCGAGTTCTCCAAGATCGTCGCCGGCCTCGGCGGCCAGGAGAACGCCTTCACCTCCTTCGACTACACCGCCTATTTCCAGCGCGTGCCGAAAGAGCACCTGCGCGCGATGATGGATTACGAGGCCGACCGGATGACCGGGCTGGCCTTCGACGAGAGCGTCGTCGGGCCCGAGCGCGACGTGGTGCTGGAAGAGCGCAAGATGCGCGTCGATGCCGACCCCGCCGCCCAGCTCGGCGAGGAATTCTCGGCCGCGCTCTTTGTCCACCACCCCTATGGCACGCCGATCATCGGCTGGGAGCATGAGATCGAGGGGCTGAACCGCGACGACGCCTTCGCCTATTACCAGCGCTTCTATACGCCGGAGAACGCGATCCTGGTCGTGGCCGGCGACACCGACGCCGACACGGTCCGCCGCCTTGCGGAGGAAACCTATGGCGCCATTCCCGCCCGCGGCGAGGCCCCGGTCCGCAAGCGCCCGGCCGAGCCCGATCCGCGCGCCGCGCGCCGGGTCTCGCTCAGCGACCCGCGCGTGCGCCAGCCTTCGCTGCGGCGCGGCTGGCTGACGCCGACCTATCTCAGCGGCGATGCCGGCGAGGTCTTCGCGCTTGAGCTCCTGGCCGAGATCCTCGGCGGCGGGACCACCTCGCGGCTTTACCGCCGCCTCTGCGTCGAGGCCGATCTGGCCTCCGGCGCCAGCGCCTATTTCATGGGCTCGATGGTCGACCGTGCCGCCTTCCAGCTCTCGGTCAGCCCCCGCCCCGGCGTCGAGATGGCGGCGCTGGAAGCGGGGCTCGATGCCGCGCTCGCCGCCTTCCTCAGCGAGGGGCCGAGCGAACTCGAACTCGCCCGCGCCCGCACCCGCCTCGTCGCCGAGACGATCTTCGCCCGCGACAGCCAGTCCTCGCTCGCCCGCATCTTCGGGGCGTCGCTGGCGGTCGGTGAGACGGTCGAGGACGTGCTGGCCTGGCCGGCTCGCATCGAGGCCGTCTCGCGCGACGCCGTTCTGGATGCGGCGCGGCGCTATCTGCGCCCCGATCGCGGCGTCACCGGCCTGCTCCTGCCCGCCGCCTGA
- the lspA gene encoding signal peptidase II: MSPARRLGLAIVLVVFLVDQALKLWLLFGLRLAETGPFAVTPFMDIVLAWNRGISYGLFQQHSDIGRWGLVVISIAAAIWLGRWMWREQRPLTVASLALIVGGALGNGLDRAVYGAVVDFVHLHWGSFSWYIFNIADAAIVVGVVGLLYESFRPAAENAA; this comes from the coding sequence GCCATCGTCCTGGTCGTCTTCCTCGTCGACCAGGCGCTGAAGCTCTGGCTGCTCTTCGGGCTGCGCCTGGCGGAGACGGGACCCTTCGCGGTCACACCCTTCATGGACATCGTGCTCGCCTGGAACCGCGGCATTTCCTACGGCCTGTTCCAGCAGCACAGCGACATCGGCCGCTGGGGCCTCGTCGTGATCTCGATCGCGGCCGCGATCTGGCTCGGCCGCTGGATGTGGCGCGAGCAGCGGCCGCTGACGGTGGCGAGCCTCGCCCTCATCGTCGGCGGCGCGCTCGGCAACGGGCTCGACCGCGCCGTCTATGGCGCGGTCGTGGACTTCGTTCACCTGCATTGGGGCAGCTTCAGCTGGTACATCTTCAACATCGCCGACGCCGCCATCGTTGTCGGGGTGGTCGGGCTGCTGTATGAGTCCTTCCGGCCGGCGGCCGAAAACGCGGCCTGA